A stretch of DNA from Triticum dicoccoides isolate Atlit2015 ecotype Zavitan chromosome 2A, WEW_v2.0, whole genome shotgun sequence:
CGCGGCCGTGGCCGCCGCGGTCGAGTCGGCCGCGCTCCACCTGCACCGCTTCACGGCCGTCGAGCTCGCCAGCTTCGTCGACCTCACGCCGTGGCACCGGTTCGGCTACATGGCCGCCAACCACGCCATCCTTGAGGCCGTGGAGGGCTTCTCCGTCGTGCACGTCGTCGACCTCAGCACGACGCACTGCATGCAGATGCCGACCCTCATCGACATGCTCGCCAGCCGCGCCGAGGGGCCCCCGATACTCCGGCTCACCGTCGCTGATGTCGGGTGCAGCGGGCCACCGCCGGCGCTCGACATGTCCTACGACGAGCTCGGCGCGAAGCTTGTCAACTTCGCGCGATCCCGCAACGTGACAATGGACTTCCGGATGGTGCCCACCTCGCCGGCCGACGCCTTGACTTCCTTAGTCGACCAGCTCCGGGTGCAGCAGCTGGTCTCGGACGGCACCGAGGCGCTCATCGTCAACTGCCACATGCTGCTGCACACCGTGCCCGACGAGACGGCCGGGTCGGTGAGCCTGACACAGTCGGTCTCGCTCCGGACCATGCTCCTCAAGTCCATCCGAACCCTCGACCCAACGCTGGTCGTCGTGGCCGAAGAGGATGCCGACTTCACGGCGGGGGACGTGGTGGGGAGGCTCCGGGCGGCGTTCAACTTCCTGTGGATCCCGTACGACGCCGTGGACACCTTCCTGCCCAAGGGGAGCGAGCAGCGGCGGTGGTACGAGGCGGAGGTCGGGTGGAAGGTGGAGAACGTTCTGGCGCAGGAAGGGGTGGACAGGGTGGAGCGGCAGGAGGACCGGGCGAGGTGGGGGCAAAGGATGCGCGGCGCGGGGTTCCGGGCGGTGGCGTTCGGCGAGGAGGCGGCCGGGGAGATAAGGACAATGTTGAACGAGCACGCGGCCGGGTGGGGGATGAAGCGGGAGGACGACGACCTCATGCTCACGTGGAAGGGGCACAACGTTGTTTTCGCCTCAGCGTGGGCACCGTCGTGAGCTAGGCGACGTGCGGGATGCATTGTGATTGACAAggtaagtgagtgtgtaggtgtatgCCCGCATTGCTTGCATGGATAATGTGGTTTAGGGTTGGTTTCTGTGCATGTTCATTATATGAAAGATGGTCCTGTTAAATTAGTTTTTACTACTAGCTGATTCACTGCAGAGAATTGATCAGTTTGATCATTGTAATGATAGGCTCTTACAAATACACCGTAGAAGAATGAACAAAGGGAACCTTGGATCATTATGGATCCCACTCATGAAAAATGTAGAATGTGGTGTTCTTGAAAAATATGTAGAATGATCTTTATACCGAGAACATGATAAGATTTCATTTTGGAGACTGGTAAGTACAAATGCCGACCAAGGATAAGGACCAAATGAAGCTTTCCTATAACTTTTCTAGATTACGAAGAATATATTTTGGTGACTGATCGATGCTGAGGTTAGGGTGAGGAAAAAAAATTGAATGTGGACCTTGACAAATCTGAGAGCCATATGCCATATACATTTAAAGGTTTTAAAGGTCTTGAAATTTTATTGTAGAAATGTGCCCATGTGTCTTACTTGAAGGAGTGTTAGTAATCGTGCTCATGAGCTTCAAAAAAAAAGTAATCGTATACATGCAAGGCACGACCAGTTTGACGGTAATATTATTTCCTAGATTAACTACAACTGATGTTGATTCCAAGATTAATTGCTTTCAGTGCAACTAATGTTGTTTCCAATTTCAATTAATGCAATTAACGCATTTCCAAATTATTGATGATGTGATGAATACATCATTGAAGCAACGTGAGACGTTGGGTATAGATGGTTGGATCGCTCAGATCATTTGGATTCACCAAACTCGCGCTTTCATAAGTAGTAGTAGATAGTAGAAGATGTATAAGAAAACATCCAAAATAAATCTGAGCTGAGTGGTGTTTATTTCTCATTTCCTTGCCTATTTCACCCAAATATTAGGTGGCATGTGTGAAAGGTATGGTTATATTTTTGCAAATTGACCGGTGGGGCATGATCTCCGCAGTAGATCTGCCTATGCCACCTTAGAACAGTGAATAATGCGTAGGGGTGTACTCGTGGGTAAATAAACACACATTTGATGCCTCCAAGAAGAAACGAATAAAGTCACGATGATTCTTTCGTTCTTTGGTTACTAAGCGTATATTTCATATTGCAGGACTTCTCCAGATGTTTGATTTGCACCATTATAACACATACTCCTTTCCTAAGTGACTCTCTGTGATCTCATTAGGGGAATATTGTTAACTAAAATGGCCCTTCTAGTGTAGATAATGTAGTTTTTATTCTTAGATAATCAAAGGCTAATGACATTGCAATTATGTTCTTTTCTTCCTCATGTTTCTGAAGTGACTAATACATCTTAACTCTATTTAAAATGGAAATCTGGAGTCTGAATTGTGGATCAGGTTCACTTTTTCAGCGGAATGTTGGAACTTTATTAACTCAAGATGTTGTAAAGTATAGAAAGCCCAACGGATAATTCTGTCAGTAGACACGGCGACCAACCTGCAACCGGAGGACGGAGCGTATTATCACGTGAGCTTCCATTTTTAAAGCTCCGTCCTCATGAATAAATGAAATCTCCTGAATTTTTTGCCCGCTTCCTAATCACAAGAATTACGTGAACATAGTAGTTCATATCAACAGTCTTCAATTTTATCCCCACCTCTAAACAGTTAGTCGTGGCTGTGATTTTATGTAACCCCAAATCTGTCGTGAGAGCCAGAGC
This window harbors:
- the LOC119354040 gene encoding scarecrow-like protein 32 produces the protein MMQFTHAAVTAPPLYPNGHHGLGLGLFLDVGAPRARPWPAAGSLFPTLPPSSKISLGNLNSAGCMEQLLVHCANAIEANDATLTQQILWVLNNIAPADGDSNQRLTAAFLCALVARASRTGACKAVTAAVAAAVESAALHLHRFTAVELASFVDLTPWHRFGYMAANHAILEAVEGFSVVHVVDLSTTHCMQMPTLIDMLASRAEGPPILRLTVADVGCSGPPPALDMSYDELGAKLVNFARSRNVTMDFRMVPTSPADALTSLVDQLRVQQLVSDGTEALIVNCHMLLHTVPDETAGSVSLTQSVSLRTMLLKSIRTLDPTLVVVAEEDADFTAGDVVGRLRAAFNFLWIPYDAVDTFLPKGSEQRRWYEAEVGWKVENVLAQEGVDRVERQEDRARWGQRMRGAGFRAVAFGEEAAGEIRTMLNEHAAGWGMKREDDDLMLTWKGHNVVFASAWAPS